The Amycolatopsis sp. 195334CR genome includes a window with the following:
- a CDS encoding class I adenylate-forming enzyme family protein has protein sequence MSQVYPRAMLDSFAADPELPAFEHGARVVSRAEVLDLVARFTGGLVKAGLGPGDGVAIATAVTPEGFAAQLAAAALGCRVVGVRPGLTEAQLPHVVGRDVAALVTDDPGPELLAAAGAAKVLRIGPELLATPEEPVVRGRLEDVASVTFTSGSTGAPKGVALTYAAMTEHWSWQPAKWSHDTARLAAGYRRFLLFGTLTSAVMQEHLGLCLLSGGTAVIPESPPDFPDVLARLRITASLLTVPRLHQLLDSPRTGEVDLSSVRVLLVAGSPLSPHRMAEALDRFGPALVQGYGQTETGFLTALTADDVAAWPPALNSVGRPRSEVDLEIRDADGKVLPPGQTGEIWVRTAYALTGYWRDEAETTDLIRDGWVRTRDLGHLDERGYLHLTGRARDVIIVNAIVHYAGAIERALARHPGVREAHVVGAPDERTGEAAHAFVVTRGAVEEGALRAQVARDLGEAAVPATITVIGEVPTLPSGKPDKRALLKTVSPAER, from the coding sequence ATGAGCCAGGTGTACCCGCGGGCGATGCTCGACTCGTTCGCCGCCGATCCGGAGCTGCCCGCGTTCGAACACGGTGCGCGGGTGGTGTCGCGGGCCGAGGTGCTCGACCTCGTCGCGCGCTTCACCGGCGGGCTGGTGAAAGCCGGGCTGGGTCCCGGTGACGGCGTGGCCATCGCGACCGCGGTGACCCCGGAGGGCTTCGCCGCCCAGCTCGCCGCCGCCGCGCTGGGCTGCCGGGTGGTCGGGGTGCGGCCGGGGCTGACCGAGGCGCAGCTGCCGCATGTGGTCGGCCGGGACGTGGCCGCGCTCGTGACCGACGACCCCGGGCCGGAGCTGCTCGCCGCCGCGGGGGCCGCGAAGGTGCTGCGGATCGGCCCGGAACTGCTGGCCACGCCCGAGGAACCGGTGGTCCGCGGCCGGCTGGAGGACGTCGCTTCGGTGACCTTCACCAGCGGCAGCACCGGTGCGCCCAAGGGCGTCGCGCTGACCTACGCGGCGATGACCGAGCACTGGTCGTGGCAGCCGGCGAAGTGGAGCCACGACACCGCGCGGCTGGCCGCCGGGTACCGCCGGTTCCTGCTGTTCGGCACGCTGACCAGCGCGGTGATGCAGGAACACCTCGGGCTGTGCCTGTTGTCCGGCGGCACGGCGGTGATCCCGGAGTCGCCGCCGGACTTCCCCGACGTGCTCGCGCGGCTGCGGATCACCGCGAGCCTGCTCACCGTGCCGCGGTTGCACCAGCTGCTGGATTCGCCGCGTACCGGCGAAGTGGACCTGAGTTCGGTGCGGGTGCTGCTGGTCGCGGGTTCACCGCTGTCCCCGCACCGGATGGCCGAGGCGCTCGACCGGTTCGGCCCGGCGCTGGTGCAGGGGTACGGGCAGACGGAGACCGGTTTCCTGACCGCGCTGACCGCCGACGACGTGGCGGCCTGGCCGCCCGCGCTGAACTCGGTCGGCCGCCCACGGTCCGAAGTGGACCTGGAAATCCGGGACGCTGACGGAAAAGTGTTGCCGCCGGGGCAGACCGGCGAGATCTGGGTGCGCACCGCCTACGCGCTGACCGGGTACTGGCGGGACGAGGCGGAAACCACCGACCTGATCCGCGACGGCTGGGTGCGCACTCGGGATCTCGGCCACCTGGACGAACGGGGTTACCTGCACCTGACCGGCCGGGCGCGCGACGTGATCATCGTGAACGCCATCGTGCACTACGCGGGGGCGATCGAGCGGGCGCTGGCCCGGCACCCCGGTGTCCGGGAGGCGCATGTGGTCGGTGCCCCGGACGAGCGCACCGGGGAAGCCGCACACGCCTTCGTGGTAACCCGGGGCGCGGTCGAGGAGGGGGCGCTGAGGGC